TCAGAAGAAACTTGGGTAACCAGGGTTGCACCCTTCTCACCACGGACTGTCGGGAAGGTGCGCTTGATGGTCACTGGTTTTTTCATATACTCAGTGTTGCCAAAGGTTTGGGCTTCTTCAAAATCGAGGAAAAAGTCACCCTTGGGGGTGTCGTTGTTCTTTTTCTTGCCGCCAAATAGACCAAAGAGTGCCATAAA
The nucleotide sequence above comes from [Synechococcus] sp. NIES-970. Encoded proteins:
- a CDS encoding hypothetical protein (conserved hypothetical protein), translated to MALFGLFGGKKKNNDTPKGDFFLDFEEAQTFGNTEYMKKPVTIKRTFPTVRGEKGATLVTQVSSENMRKVDPNQAASRNTESNSSESFSAPQPTLSSSKPNLKVDSNMDMFRNMAKKINR